From Diceros bicornis minor isolate mBicDic1 chromosome 17, mDicBic1.mat.cur, whole genome shotgun sequence, the proteins below share one genomic window:
- the SPRYD4 gene encoding SPRY domain-containing protein 4 isoform X2: MALPFARSLWLCRWGAKQLGVAAVEARRGISFKLEEKTAHSSLALFKGDTGVKYGMVGLEPTKVALNVERFREWAVVLADTAVTSGRHYWEVTVKRSQQFRIGVADVDMSRDSCIGVDDRSWVFTYAQHKWHTMLAKEKAPVEGIGQPEKVGLLLEYEAQKLSLVDVSRVAVVHTLQTDFRGPVVPAFALWDGELLTHSGLEVPEGL, translated from the exons ATGGCGCTGCCTTTTGCACGGTCGTTGTGGCTGTGCCGCTGGGGAGCCAAACAATTGGGGGTCGCCGCCGTGGAAGCCCGCCGAG GCATCAGTttcaaactggaagaaaaaaccGCCCACAGCAGCCTGGCACTCTTCAAAGGTGACACAGGTGTCAAGTATGGCATGGTGGGATTGGAGCCCACCAAAGTGGCCCTGAATGTGGAGCGCTTCCGGGAGTGGGCAGTGGTGCTGGCAGACACAGCGGTCACCAGTGGCAGGCACTACTGGGAGGTGACAGTGAAGCGCTCCCAGCAGTTCCGGATAGGAGTGGCAGATGTGGACATGTCCCGGGACAGCTGCATCGGTGTTGACGATCGCTCTTGGGTGTTCACCTATGCCCAGCACAAGTGGCATACGATGTTGGCCAAGGAGAAAGCCCCTGTTGAGGGCATCGGGCAGCCAGAGAAGGTGGGGCTGCTGCTGGAGTATGAGGCTCAGAAGCTGAGCCTGGTGGATGTGAGCCGGGTGGCTGTGGTCCACACGCTACAGACAGATTTCCGGGGTCCGGTGGTGCCTGCCTTTGCCCTGTGGGATGGAGAGCTGCTGACCCACTCTGGGCTTGAAGTGCCTGAGGGCCTCTAG